The following proteins are co-located in the Vidua macroura isolate BioBank_ID:100142 chromosome 1, ASM2450914v1, whole genome shotgun sequence genome:
- the LOC128813025 gene encoding LOW QUALITY PROTEIN: zinc finger protein 282-like (The sequence of the model RefSeq protein was modified relative to this genomic sequence to represent the inferred CDS: deleted 2 bases in 1 codon), which produces MSTWGGSQTPNVPPRGSSGQDGGPAVGAHVHGSWPSLPPKSVLPGPRSSPVSHARGNIGADVAQRLVLVAELIPIPGVVPMPVSVAVVEVPVPVPMLVPVPGASGLWQCRCRWLSRRRCRCGCPCQCRWRYRGRAGGGAAAGAARRRRMRFPGCPWLLGGAAGPGPCAGTQRPRPRSRPRPRPGPSPRSPPPPPGPSPSPSPGRGRRGPAQLRGAMAEWAPAQVQEWNMEAPHLMPLQPPLLPERAHVREAQLHSAEASLWTVVATVQAMERKIDLLATRLLSLEGRSGTAEKKLLDCEKTAMEFGNQLESKWAVLGTLIQEYGLLQRRLENVENLLKNRNFWVLRLPPGPRGEVPKVPVTFVDIAVYFSAEEWKNLEEWQKELYNNLVKENYEALLSLDGALSRSEAQPRSERGDGPCVPEQRELEQRELPPDTCAESLISTSDILSRIKQEVAFVGEQQFPEERGMPPDPCAGADALITAHDFLSWIKQEEEPCVREPWELPEREMLPPGPGPASEGLLVKTEERCPHTEPPEEVGLPGSSGELLFPGTGFGTPEGQAAVPAAVALPAQHRLGKAPGPEPGPGADAGGVPAAPPGPAEERPHGCAECGKSFSGKKSLRIHQRSHAAERPYPCAECGKSFNCHSGLVRHQMIHRGERPYKCSECGKCYSRKEHLQNHQRLHTGERPFACAQCGKSFIRKQNLLKHQRIHTGERPYQCPACGRSFRYKESLKDHQRVHGAEAGPPPLPPPGILPPGD; this is translated from the exons ATGAGCACATGGGGTGGTTCCCAaacccccaatgtccccccacGAGGGTCTTCTGGCCAGGACGGGGGTCCTGCTGTGGGTGCTCATGTCCACGGCTCCTGGCCCTCGCTGCCACCCAAATCGGTGCTCCCTGGCCCCAGATCCAGTCCAGTGTCCCACGCTCGTGGCAACATCGGTGCTGATGTCGCGCAGCggctggtgctggtggcagagctgatACCAATTCCCGGAGTGGTGCCCATGCCGGTGTCGGTGGCAGTGGTGgaggtgccggtgccggtgccaaTGCTGGTGCCGGTACCCGGTGCCAGTGGACTGTGGCAGTGCCGGTGCCGGTGGCTGAGCCGCCGCCGGTGCCGGTGTGGGTGCCCGTGCCAGTGCCGGTGGCGGTACCGGGGCCGCGCCGGTGGCGGAGCCGCTGCCGGTGCCG CCCGGAGGAGGCGGATGCGATTCCCCGGCTGCCCGTGGCTGCtcggcggggcggcggggcccggcccgtGCGCAGGCACC cagcggccccggccccgctcccggccccggccccggcccggcccctctccgcgctcgccgccgccgccgcccggccccagccccagccccagccccggccgcggccgccggggcCCGGCCCAGCTCCGCGGGGCCATGGCCGAGTGGGCGCCCGCCCAG GTGCAGGAGTGGAACATGGAGGCCCCTCACCTGATGCCGCTGCagccgccgctgctgccggAGCGCGCGCACGTGCGGGAGGCGCAGCTCCACTCCGCAGAGGCCTCGCTCTGGACCGTGGTGGCCACGGTGCAGGCCATGGAGAGGAAGATCGACCTCCTGGCCACCCgcctgctcagcctggagggcCGCTCCGGCACGGCCGAGAAGAAGCTGCTGGACTGCGAGAAGACGGCCATGGAATTTGGGAACCAGCTGGAGAGCAAGTGGGCCGTGCTGGGCACCCTCATCCAGGAGTACGGGCTGCTCCAGCGGCGCCTGGAGAACGTGGAGAACCTCCTGAAGAACAGGAACTTCTGGGTGCTGCGGCTGCCCCCCGGCCCCCGGGGCGAGGTCCCCAAG GTGCCGGTGACATTTGTTGACATCGCCGTCTACTTCTCAGCGGAGGAGTGGAAGAACCTGGAGGAGTGGCAGAAAGAGCTGTACAACAACCTGGTGAAGGAGAACTATGAGGCTTTGCTGTCCCTGG ATGGGGCCCTCTCCAGGAGCGAGGCCCAGCCCCGCAGCGAGCGCGGGGACGGGCCCTGTGTCCCCGAGCAgcgggagctggagcagagggagctgccaCCGGACACCTGCGCGG AGTCGCTGATCTCCACCTCCGACATCCTGTCCCGGATCAAGCAGGAGGTGGCCTTCGTGGGGGAGCAGCAGTTCCCCGAGGAGCGGGGGATGCCGCCAGACCCCTGTGCAG gcGCTGACGCCCTGATCACCGCGCACGACTTCTTGTCGTGGATCAAGCAGGAGGAAGAGCCCTGTGTCCgggagccctgggagctgcccgAGAGGGAGATGCTGCCCCCGGGCCCTGGTCCTG ccagcGAGGGGCTGCTGGTGAAGACGGAGGAGCGGTGCCCCCACACCGAGCCCCCCGAGGAGGTGGGTTTGCCGGGCAGCTCCGGGGAGCTGCTCTTCCCCGGCACGGGCTTCGGGACCCCCGAGGGACAGGCGGCGGTGCCAGCTGCGGTGGCTCTGCCGGCGCAGCACAGACTGGGCAAAGCTCCGGGCCCCGAGCCGGGCCCGGGGGCCGATGCCGGGGGCGTccccgcggcgccgccgggccccgccgagGAGCGGCCGCACGGCTGCGCCGAGTGCGGGAAGAGCTTCAGCGGCAAGAAGAGCCTGCGGATCCACCAGCGCAGCCACGCGGCCGAGCGGCCCTACCCGTGCGCCGAGTGCGGCAAGAGCTTCAATTGCCACTCGGGGCTGGTGCGGCACCAGATGATCCATCGCGGCGAGCGGCCCTACAAGTGCTCCGAGTGCGGCAAGTGCTACAGCCGCAAGGAACACCTGCAGAACCACCAGCGGCTGCACACCGGGGAGCGCCCCTTCGCCTGCGCCCAGTGCGGCAAGAGCTTCATCCGCAAGCAGAACCTGCTCAAGCACCAGCGCATCCACACCGGCGAGCGCCCGTACCAGTGCCCCGCCTGCGGCCGCAGCTTCCGCTACAAGGAATCGCTCAAGGATCACCAGCGGGTCCACGGCGCCGAGGCGggcccgccgccgctgcccccgcCCGGGATCCTTCCCCCCGGGGACTAG